In Bacillus sp. Cs-700, one genomic interval encodes:
- a CDS encoding ArsR family transcriptional regulator, translating to MERLYSPQPVETVSLKVESSPVWEAILGIAGFTHGKLRHTFELNEGWLDQESRMSPSLKKNLNWIQENNTWYGLMMLQNKLSALSIQDFSNELRGISKCDFYDALLPYYTRDTEPLRKEATLNNDHDGVFKAYASYFEAHEFLGGYVQSLKDYSYETLCDLFIDTVQDWYTFIRDEGDWNKWCAALSLEQKQHDSIDHTSPAQEIDRITGVRYTPEPSIWQVKLIPHVSYRPWVLEQRTADTKLFFYPISEAYFLEQGVPSSELVRGHKALGEELRLKLLYQLLQRSMSLQEMSVNFQISKTTLHHHLSLLKSAKFIRVEKGVYSVQLTHLKGFSEKLMSYLRIEE from the coding sequence ATGGAACGTTTATATTCCCCACAGCCTGTTGAAACTGTTTCTCTTAAAGTTGAATCTTCCCCTGTTTGGGAAGCGATCCTTGGCATTGCAGGTTTTACGCATGGAAAACTTCGACATACATTTGAACTGAATGAGGGCTGGTTGGATCAAGAAAGTCGTATGTCTCCCTCTTTGAAAAAGAACTTAAATTGGATTCAAGAAAATAATACGTGGTATGGGTTGATGATGTTACAGAATAAACTATCAGCGCTAAGCATTCAAGATTTTTCGAATGAGCTAAGGGGAATTTCGAAGTGTGATTTTTATGATGCACTTCTCCCCTATTATACTCGCGATACAGAGCCACTTCGTAAGGAAGCCACCTTGAATAACGATCACGATGGTGTATTTAAAGCTTATGCAAGTTATTTTGAAGCTCATGAGTTTTTAGGAGGATATGTTCAGTCTTTAAAGGATTATTCCTATGAAACGTTATGTGATTTATTTATCGATACTGTACAAGATTGGTATACGTTTATTCGAGATGAGGGTGATTGGAATAAGTGGTGTGCTGCTCTTTCTCTTGAACAAAAACAACACGACTCAATTGATCACACATCTCCCGCTCAGGAAATTGATCGAATTACTGGCGTGAGGTACACCCCAGAGCCGTCCATTTGGCAAGTAAAGCTCATCCCTCATGTTTCTTATCGTCCATGGGTATTGGAGCAGCGCACGGCTGATACAAAGCTCTTTTTTTATCCTATAAGTGAAGCCTATTTTCTTGAACAAGGTGTTCCTTCTTCTGAATTAGTTAGAGGTCATAAAGCGTTAGGAGAAGAATTACGGCTAAAACTACTTTATCAGTTATTACAGCGTTCGATGTCGTTACAGGAGATGAGTGTAAATTTCCAAATTTCAAAGACGACCTTGCATCATCATCTATCGTTATTAAAATCAGCAAAGTTTATCCGAGTTGAGAAAGGTGTCTATTCTGTACAACTGACGCATCTTAAAGGTTTTTCGGAGAAATTAATGAGCTATTTAAGGATTGAGGAATGA
- a CDS encoding 2'-5' RNA ligase family protein produces MPFFIAVLPPPQVMNQIQSFRQKWDYIKTSPPHITVKASSGLTATEDWVPKIEQICRGFPAFELKLGAPATFGTSVLFNTVICKEIITLHLLFVDAIKPSLHEQKQHYEVTDFIPHLTIVQKNKQMTDDQFFNIKQDAEHTLDEFEPFIVPSVHIFSMNKSHTYTPVLELPLRPLKKRNFLM; encoded by the coding sequence ATGCCGTTTTTTATTGCCGTCCTCCCTCCTCCTCAAGTTATGAACCAAATTCAATCTTTTCGGCAAAAATGGGATTATATTAAAACCTCTCCACCTCATATAACGGTTAAAGCATCTAGCGGTCTTACAGCAACGGAAGATTGGGTGCCTAAAATTGAACAGATTTGTCGAGGATTTCCCGCTTTTGAATTAAAGCTAGGCGCACCAGCTACATTTGGCACATCTGTATTATTTAATACGGTCATATGCAAAGAGATTATTACTCTTCATTTGTTGTTTGTAGATGCGATTAAACCATCTCTTCATGAACAAAAACAGCACTATGAAGTAACGGACTTTATCCCGCATTTAACAATTGTACAAAAAAACAAACAAATGACAGACGATCAGTTCTTTAATATAAAACAAGATGCCGAACACACCTTAGACGAGTTTGAACCATTTATTGTTCCATCGGTTCATATTTTCTCAATGAATAAATCTCATACATATACACCCGTACTTGAGTTACCTCTACGCCCGTTAAAAAAAAGGAATTTTCTTATGTAA
- a CDS encoding metal-dependent hydrolase: MEGKTHAIGGICLGVAAQSYYITDKLDAPELIVFYGACLFGGLLPDICHPGSWTGRRARALSKGISRFFGHRTITHSILFIILIYWLTSTFTFQYDHLIQTGLLVGIVSHIVLDAMTVRGIQLFYPIPLRVRFPLYLKTASKGEGFITSCLIILTIIMLYNQVMIS; this comes from the coding sequence ATGGAGGGGAAAACCCATGCGATTGGCGGTATTTGCTTAGGTGTTGCCGCGCAAAGCTACTACATAACAGACAAGCTCGATGCACCAGAGCTGATTGTTTTCTACGGAGCCTGTCTTTTCGGTGGACTACTTCCAGACATCTGTCATCCAGGGTCATGGACAGGCAGAAGAGCTAGAGCCTTATCGAAAGGAATTAGCCGTTTTTTTGGTCATCGAACGATTACACACAGTATCCTTTTTATTATTCTTATTTATTGGTTAACGTCAACGTTCACCTTTCAATATGATCATCTTATTCAAACTGGTCTTTTAGTAGGGATTGTAAGTCATATTGTGCTCGATGCCATGACAGTAAGAGGTATTCAATTGTTTTATCCTATTCCGCTACGCGTTCGCTTCCCACTTTATTTGAAAACTGCTTCGAAAGGAGAAGGTTTCATAACAAGTTGTCTCATTATCCTAACTATTATTATGCTATACAACCAGGTGATGATTTCATGA
- a CDS encoding alpha/beta fold hydrolase: MKNKKTLIWLVVALSFILIGSYAAYLFNSSSGEVDVSRIYFDTPRGELSGLLYKPGGADQAPRPTLVTTHGYLNSGEMQDAQSIEMSKRGYVVLALDQYDHGHSTNTMEKPVPFFSFWPNAIYDAVQYMYDQKFVLKDENGNGIIAASGHSMGGFSTTNAVILDEKDFETTGIRKIYSDLTMGSDYQWVQALEISAEDINNAYGPRTSGKIAAQYDEFFFDAAATAAGKSVVKKNYVGTEEGAGFLGNPDNPQAGKFYEVNEGKRIIYQPNETHPWNHFSKQSTENAVDFYDEAFADYSDLVTIGKDGQTWMYKEWFSFVALIGFFLLFGPVISLLSTLPFFNSIYTKVPSPLPEPKTNGAKLTSFLIVIFAGLFPALFFPALYSGNVDAMRLLRHGSMVVIAVSAIVLIYSFVKNSERGVKSISFIMLGLGVIQYIYLRKQNDFLMTTEYFAAPTVNPIAYWAINVAIVTLMIMVCYHFVSKKPEGATIENYGLKVSVKTISASLLTAVVAIVIGYGVLYFIDAVFKTDFRLWTFAVKTFESQHVIATLKYAPLFFIYYFIVGLSVNMNTASAKYEGLKGYVIAALHFVGGLILYLGYHYGLLFITGTAGYPSESLSSIILIALVPALLIASIFNRYFYRKTGNVYVGAFLNTLLITLITIANTTLYSIL; this comes from the coding sequence ATGAAAAACAAGAAAACGCTCATTTGGTTAGTGGTTGCTTTGTCGTTCATTTTGATTGGTAGTTATGCAGCTTATCTATTTAACAGTTCGAGTGGAGAGGTAGATGTTTCACGTATATACTTTGATACTCCGAGGGGAGAGCTTTCAGGTTTATTGTACAAACCTGGTGGTGCTGATCAAGCCCCAAGACCAACACTCGTCACAACACACGGCTATCTTAACTCAGGGGAAATGCAGGATGCTCAATCAATTGAAATGTCTAAGAGAGGATATGTCGTTTTAGCTTTAGATCAATACGATCATGGACACTCAACAAACACAATGGAAAAACCTGTCCCGTTTTTCTCATTTTGGCCAAATGCGATTTATGATGCCGTGCAGTATATGTATGATCAGAAATTTGTTTTAAAAGATGAAAATGGTAACGGTATCATTGCTGCTTCAGGCCACTCAATGGGTGGATTTTCTACAACAAATGCGGTCATTTTAGATGAGAAAGATTTTGAGACAACAGGCATTAGAAAAATTTATAGCGATCTTACGATGGGTTCTGATTATCAATGGGTACAGGCACTTGAAATAAGTGCTGAAGACATTAACAATGCCTATGGCCCAAGAACATCAGGTAAAATTGCTGCACAATATGATGAGTTCTTCTTTGATGCTGCAGCTACAGCGGCTGGGAAATCTGTCGTAAAGAAAAATTATGTAGGCACAGAAGAGGGTGCGGGCTTCTTAGGGAATCCAGACAATCCTCAAGCCGGGAAATTTTACGAAGTGAATGAGGGAAAACGAATCATTTACCAACCAAATGAAACCCACCCATGGAATCATTTTTCAAAACAATCTACAGAAAACGCAGTAGACTTTTATGATGAAGCTTTTGCTGATTATAGTGACCTTGTCACGATTGGTAAAGATGGTCAGACATGGATGTACAAAGAATGGTTTTCGTTTGTAGCCTTAATTGGTTTCTTTTTACTCTTTGGTCCAGTCATTTCACTATTATCAACATTACCTTTCTTTAACAGCATTTATACGAAAGTACCATCACCACTACCAGAGCCAAAAACAAATGGCGCGAAACTAACAAGCTTCTTAATTGTAATATTTGCTGGTTTGTTCCCAGCACTCTTTTTCCCTGCATTATATAGTGGGAATGTTGATGCTATGAGACTCTTAAGACATGGCAGTATGGTTGTTATTGCCGTTTCGGCTATTGTGTTAATTTACTCATTTGTTAAAAATTCCGAGCGTGGTGTTAAATCAATTTCGTTCATTATGCTTGGATTAGGGGTTATTCAATATATTTATTTAAGAAAACAAAACGATTTCCTTATGACAACAGAGTACTTTGCTGCGCCAACAGTAAACCCAATCGCTTACTGGGCCATTAATGTAGCAATTGTGACATTGATGATCATGGTGTGTTACCACTTCGTTTCGAAAAAACCAGAAGGGGCAACGATTGAAAACTATGGTCTTAAAGTAAGCGTGAAAACTATTAGTGCTTCACTTCTAACAGCAGTCGTAGCTATTGTGATAGGTTATGGAGTACTTTATTTTATTGATGCAGTTTTCAAAACCGATTTCCGTCTCTGGACATTTGCTGTTAAAACATTTGAAAGTCAGCATGTCATTGCAACTTTAAAATATGCACCACTTTTCTTCATCTATTACTTTATTGTCGGTCTTTCTGTCAATATGAATACGGCTAGCGCTAAATACGAGGGACTCAAAGGATACGTGATCGCCGCATTACATTTTGTAGGTGGCCTCATTCTTTACCTAGGTTACCATTATGGATTGTTGTTTATCACAGGAACAGCTGGTTATCCTTCAGAATCACTATCTTCAATCATTCTGATTGCTCTTGTACCAGCACTGTTGATCGCTTCAATCTTCAATCGATACTTCTATCGAAAAACAGGTAATGTCTATGTAGGAGCCTTCCTAAATACGTTGTTAATCACTCTAATTACAATAGCAAATACAACGCTTTATTCCATCTTATAA
- a CDS encoding metal-dependent hydrolase encodes MNTLHHAFWSYFFFRKKSRRTIKYIVIGGIAPDIIYYVMFLYLLIVRSIQKITNPEINLSVHYFIHGLFEHPVVVVLRQLGHSIVIWLLAFMLLMIVHQGFKLTPFSGFVWGWFFHVIVDFFTHVSDAVPIFYPLSHTIIPGVVSYWNRDYYGTEFSYTHGMLLVSTIIYLIMDRRRTRKGLKQAKNKEIQS; translated from the coding sequence ATGAATACACTTCACCATGCATTTTGGAGTTATTTCTTTTTCCGGAAAAAAAGCAGACGAACGATTAAATACATTGTCATCGGTGGCATCGCACCTGATATTATTTATTATGTGATGTTTTTATACTTATTAATAGTACGTAGTATTCAAAAAATCACGAATCCAGAAATCAACCTCTCTGTGCATTATTTTATCCATGGGTTATTTGAACATCCTGTAGTTGTTGTACTCCGCCAATTAGGTCATTCGATTGTCATCTGGTTACTTGCCTTTATGCTCTTAATGATCGTTCATCAAGGCTTTAAGCTGACGCCTTTTTCTGGGTTTGTGTGGGGATGGTTCTTCCATGTCATTGTTGATTTTTTCACACATGTAAGTGATGCTGTTCCGATTTTTTATCCGCTCAGTCATACGATAATTCCTGGAGTTGTCTCTTATTGGAATCGTGATTATTACGGTACCGAGTTTAGTTATACACATGGCATGCTTCTCGTATCTACAATCATTTATCTTATCATGGACCGTCGACGAACTAGGAAAGGTTTAAAACAGGCTAAAAATAAAGAAATTCAATCATAA
- a CDS encoding MalY/PatB family protein codes for MMNVFDERINRFDTHSVKWDHTEAIFEKEDLLPMWVADMDFRAPQPVIDALTTRIQHGIFGYSMPTENTKSAIQGWLNRRHNWSIQQNWIVFTPGVVPALSAAVNTYTEKGEKVVIQSPVYYPFRDMVEKSERKVVDNPLVRRNGKYEMDFHDLELKLADPEVKMLLLCNPHNPVGRVWTKEELMKLAELCFAHNVLIVSDDIHFDLIFKGYQHTLISSLSNEIAANTITCIAPSKTFNLAGMQLSTIIIPDEEKREKFNAYMGKLGLFAPSPFGITAVEAAYNHGEEWLDELMDYLQGNLSYLTKFINERLPQIDVIEPEGTYLVWLDFTKLDMSHEELEQFVQGEAKLALDEGYIFGESGKGFERINIACPRSVLQEGLERLEKAIKAKE; via the coding sequence ATGATGAACGTATTTGACGAACGAATTAATCGATTTGATACACATTCAGTAAAGTGGGATCATACTGAAGCCATTTTTGAAAAAGAAGATCTTTTGCCAATGTGGGTAGCGGATATGGATTTCCGAGCTCCACAACCCGTCATTGATGCTCTTACAACACGCATTCAGCATGGGATATTCGGTTACTCCATGCCAACAGAAAACACAAAGTCTGCGATTCAAGGTTGGTTGAATAGACGGCATAATTGGTCGATACAGCAAAATTGGATTGTATTTACACCAGGTGTTGTGCCTGCCCTATCGGCAGCGGTTAATACGTATACGGAAAAGGGAGAGAAAGTGGTTATCCAGTCTCCTGTGTACTATCCGTTTCGAGATATGGTAGAGAAGAGTGAGCGGAAAGTTGTTGATAACCCACTTGTAAGAAGAAACGGCAAATATGAGATGGATTTTCATGATCTTGAACTGAAGCTTGCCGATCCGGAAGTGAAGATGCTACTTCTTTGTAATCCTCATAATCCTGTAGGAAGGGTTTGGACAAAAGAAGAACTTATGAAGCTTGCTGAGCTTTGTTTCGCTCACAATGTCTTAATCGTCTCTGATGATATTCACTTTGATCTTATTTTTAAGGGGTATCAGCATACGTTAATTTCATCTCTTTCAAATGAAATTGCAGCTAATACGATTACATGCATTGCACCAAGCAAAACGTTCAACCTAGCAGGCATGCAGCTTTCGACAATTATTATCCCTGATGAAGAAAAGCGGGAGAAATTTAACGCTTATATGGGAAAATTAGGTTTGTTTGCGCCTAGTCCATTCGGAATCACAGCGGTAGAAGCGGCTTATAACCACGGGGAAGAATGGCTTGATGAGCTTATGGACTACTTACAAGGAAATCTTTCCTACCTTACTAAATTTATAAATGAGCGACTTCCGCAAATCGACGTGATTGAACCTGAGGGTACTTATCTTGTTTGGTTAGACTTTACTAAACTTGACATGTCTCATGAGGAACTTGAGCAGTTTGTGCAAGGGGAAGCAAAGCTTGCGCTTGATGAAGGCTATATTTTTGGAGAAAGCGGGAAGGGATTCGAAAGGATAAATATAGCTTGTCCGCGTTCAGTGTTACAAGAGGGATTAGAACGATTGGAAAAAGCGATTAAAGCAAAAGAATAG
- the parC gene encoding DNA topoisomerase IV subunit A has protein sequence MANAEKFLDLPLEDVLGDAFGRYSKYIIQDRALPDARDGLKPVQRRILYAMHHEGNTAEKPFRKSAKTVGNVIGNYHPHGDTSVYDAMVRMTQDWKVRNILVEMHGNNGSVDGDPPAAMRYTEARLAAISSELLRDIDKDTVEFAPNFDDTQNEPIVLPARFPNLLVNGSTGISAGYATDIPPHNLGEVIDAAVMQMENPDVTLQELMGVIKGPDFPTGGIAQGTEGIRKAFETGKGKFILRGKAEIEEVRGGRQQIVVTEIPYEINKANLVKKIDELRVDRKIEGISEVRDETDRTGLRFVIELKKDAEANGILKYLYKATDLQITYNYNMVAIYNKTPKQMGLKQILKAYIEHQKEVVIRRSEYDLKRAKDRQHVVEGLIRAISILDEVIATIRSSKDKRDAKTNLMAQYDFTDAQAEAIVNLQLYRLTNTDITTLQKESEELSQLINKLETILGSEKKLVNLIKKELLEIRKKYADDRMTVLEDEIEDIKVNLEVMIPSEDVIVTVTEDGYVKRTSPRSYAASNGKDFGMKETDTLLRQFDSNTTHTILLFTNKGSYLYLPVHELPEIRWKDLGQHVANIVSIESDERIIEAMEIKEFKEDQYLVFVTKQGMIKKTELSQYKAQRYSKPLMALKLKKEDELIDVYSTNGSKEVFLATHFGYGLRFKEEEISLVGQRASGVKGINLKDDDFVVSGIIYEPTAKHDIFLATHRGAVKKMQLNEFEITTRAKRGVVMLRELKSNPHRVIGAAAVTKQDLIIVRTKKGEPIEVDPATYRPNDRYSNGSFVVDVSETGDAVEIKKVHKPI, from the coding sequence TTGGCTAACGCAGAAAAATTTCTAGATCTACCGCTTGAAGATGTCCTTGGTGACGCTTTTGGGCGATATAGTAAATACATTATTCAAGACCGTGCCCTGCCCGATGCAAGGGACGGTCTGAAGCCTGTACAACGCCGTATTCTTTATGCAATGCATCATGAAGGTAATACAGCAGAAAAACCGTTTCGAAAATCAGCGAAAACGGTTGGTAACGTTATTGGTAACTACCATCCACATGGAGATACATCCGTGTATGATGCTATGGTCCGAATGACTCAGGATTGGAAGGTACGTAACATTCTTGTAGAGATGCATGGGAATAACGGAAGTGTTGATGGAGATCCACCGGCTGCTATGCGTTATACAGAAGCACGATTAGCAGCCATTTCATCTGAACTCCTTCGCGATATTGATAAAGATACGGTTGAATTTGCACCTAACTTTGACGATACGCAAAACGAGCCGATCGTTTTGCCTGCGCGCTTTCCTAACTTGCTTGTCAATGGCTCAACTGGGATATCAGCAGGATATGCAACAGACATCCCCCCGCATAACCTTGGTGAGGTCATTGATGCAGCCGTTATGCAAATGGAGAACCCTGACGTTACGCTTCAAGAGCTAATGGGTGTTATTAAAGGACCCGATTTCCCAACGGGGGGAATCGCTCAGGGAACAGAAGGCATTCGGAAAGCATTTGAGACAGGAAAAGGAAAGTTTATTTTACGAGGTAAGGCAGAAATTGAAGAAGTGCGTGGAGGCCGGCAGCAAATTGTTGTGACAGAAATCCCGTATGAAATCAATAAAGCGAACCTCGTTAAGAAAATTGATGAGCTTCGTGTTGATCGCAAAATTGAAGGCATTTCAGAAGTCCGCGACGAAACAGACCGTACGGGTCTTCGTTTCGTTATTGAGTTAAAAAAAGATGCCGAAGCAAATGGCATTTTAAAATATCTATATAAAGCGACAGATCTTCAAATTACGTATAACTACAATATGGTAGCGATTTACAACAAGACACCGAAGCAAATGGGCTTAAAGCAAATCTTAAAGGCCTACATTGAGCATCAGAAGGAAGTTGTCATTCGTCGATCTGAATATGATTTAAAACGTGCCAAAGATCGTCAACATGTTGTAGAAGGTTTAATTCGTGCAATTTCGATTTTGGATGAAGTGATTGCAACCATTCGTTCATCGAAAGATAAGCGTGACGCTAAAACCAACTTAATGGCGCAATATGACTTTACAGATGCTCAGGCTGAAGCGATTGTGAATTTACAGCTTTACCGTTTGACCAATACCGATATTACGACGCTTCAAAAGGAATCAGAAGAGCTAAGTCAGCTGATTAATAAGCTTGAAACGATTCTCGGTAGTGAGAAAAAGCTTGTCAATCTCATTAAAAAAGAGTTACTTGAAATTCGCAAGAAATACGCGGATGATCGCATGACCGTCTTAGAAGACGAAATTGAAGATATTAAAGTGAATCTTGAAGTGATGATTCCTTCTGAAGACGTAATTGTAACCGTGACAGAAGATGGTTATGTGAAGCGAACAAGTCCTCGTTCATATGCAGCATCGAACGGGAAAGACTTTGGAATGAAGGAAACTGATACGCTTCTACGTCAATTTGATAGTAATACAACTCACACAATCTTGCTATTTACGAACAAAGGAAGCTATCTTTATTTGCCTGTCCATGAGCTACCTGAAATCAGATGGAAAGATCTTGGGCAGCATGTTGCTAACATTGTATCGATCGAGTCTGATGAGCGAATTATTGAAGCCATGGAAATAAAAGAATTTAAAGAAGATCAATACTTAGTTTTTGTAACGAAACAGGGCATGATTAAGAAAACAGAGCTTTCTCAATACAAAGCACAGCGGTATTCTAAACCATTGATGGCGCTTAAGTTAAAAAAAGAAGATGAGTTGATAGACGTATACTCCACTAATGGAAGTAAAGAAGTTTTCCTTGCTACACACTTTGGATATGGACTCCGGTTTAAAGAAGAAGAAATTAGTCTAGTTGGTCAACGGGCGAGCGGAGTAAAAGGTATTAACTTAAAAGATGACGATTTCGTCGTGAGCGGGATTATTTATGAGCCAACTGCAAAGCATGACATATTCCTAGCCACACATCGAGGGGCTGTGAAGAAAATGCAGCTAAATGAATTTGAAATTACAACGAGAGCAAAACGCGGTGTTGTGATGTTACGTGAACTGAAATCAAATCCTCACCGTGTCATTGGAGCTGCGGCTGTAACAAAACAAGATCTCATTATAGTTCGAACAAAAAAGGGAGAACCAATAGAGGTAGACCCAGCAACATATCGACCAAATGATCGGTATAGCAACGGATCATTTGTCGTAGACGTGAGTGAAACGGGCGATGCAGTGGAAATTAAGAAAGTTCATAAGCCTATATAA
- a CDS encoding MFS transporter, which produces MKKYSRAFHALWIGEMISAFGGAAGGIINGLVLYEVTGSREWMGALWLVYFIPSLLLQGISAPFLNFVRKEMILRRSQLIRFGAYLLPLFGYLINIEWVVIASLIALQCLLGLIQPIYASLSFALLPDLCEDKDLVEANGLLDGTLRLMGFLAPGVTSLLLLFSSIPVIYGVSSILFLMSYLSLRNLPKISISKNTPIWSKRFWWDELKSGYEAFFRFPQLMKLTFLSSIVQFAVGATMVLSVPFIRKELHGDYWEYAIFAGAFPLGYVLGMILLTKLPKSNVMMYIGLIGGGLSFSLLLFVDSIPLAWCCELFGGLLFPFFNAQSSAVFQREAPRYRLSQLSAVRLLFLRLTMPLGILFASIPSMFQASELYGLVGIMIVIFGIVFLMLSFSPTSIKGHSSHSVSK; this is translated from the coding sequence ATGAAAAAGTATTCACGTGCTTTTCATGCGCTTTGGATTGGTGAAATGATCTCCGCATTTGGTGGAGCTGCAGGTGGAATCATCAATGGGTTGGTTTTATATGAAGTCACAGGATCTCGAGAATGGATGGGTGCTCTCTGGCTTGTTTATTTTATACCTTCTCTTCTACTACAGGGGATTAGTGCACCTTTTTTAAACTTTGTTAGAAAAGAAATGATCCTACGTCGCTCACAGCTCATCCGCTTTGGTGCGTATTTACTTCCGCTCTTTGGTTATCTAATAAACATCGAGTGGGTGGTTATTGCATCCTTAATTGCTTTACAATGTCTTTTAGGTTTAATCCAACCGATATATGCGAGTTTATCATTCGCTCTTTTACCAGATCTTTGTGAAGATAAAGACCTTGTAGAGGCAAACGGACTGTTAGATGGGACATTACGTCTGATGGGCTTTCTTGCACCAGGTGTCACATCACTCTTATTACTCTTTTCATCTATACCGGTTATTTATGGTGTTTCTTCTATACTGTTTTTAATGAGTTATTTATCACTTAGGAACCTTCCAAAGATTTCAATATCAAAGAACACTCCTATATGGTCAAAACGATTCTGGTGGGATGAACTAAAGTCTGGTTACGAAGCTTTCTTTCGATTTCCCCAACTGATGAAACTTACTTTTCTATCCTCAATTGTGCAATTTGCTGTTGGTGCAACGATGGTGCTTAGTGTACCATTTATTCGAAAAGAACTGCATGGTGACTATTGGGAGTATGCCATTTTTGCAGGAGCTTTTCCACTTGGTTATGTGCTAGGGATGATTCTATTAACCAAATTACCAAAATCGAATGTCATGATGTATATAGGTTTAATTGGCGGCGGGCTTTCCTTCAGTTTGTTGTTATTTGTTGATTCAATTCCGCTAGCCTGGTGCTGTGAACTATTTGGAGGGCTTCTCTTTCCATTTTTCAATGCCCAGAGTTCAGCTGTTTTTCAGCGAGAAGCACCTCGGTATCGATTAAGTCAGCTAAGTGCTGTAAGACTTCTATTCTTAAGACTGACGATGCCTTTAGGAATTTTATTTGCGTCAATACCATCTATGTTTCAAGCAAGTGAACTTTATGGACTTGTAGGAATCATGATCGTTATCTTTGGTATCGTATTTTTGATGTTATCTTTTTCACCAACAAGTATCAAAGGTCATTCATCGCATTCTGTCAGCAAATAG
- a CDS encoding TVP38/TMEM64 family protein, protein MKRQKAVLKWALILITIVILIWFSRSYLNFRVEEIRDWILSFGILAPIVYMVIYTIRPLIFFPASVLSIAGGLAFGSLFGTLYTVIGATGGAVLSFIVARKLGKSIANKDWQGKGRKLQEQLEKNGFFYVLFFRFVPLFNFDLISYSAGLSKIRFTSFFFGTLIGIIPGTFAYNFLGSSLVSGNPKVIALAVGVFILLSVIPILIRNRVTKKNASLGK, encoded by the coding sequence ATGAAGCGTCAAAAGGCAGTATTAAAATGGGCATTAATCCTAATAACGATCGTGATCTTAATTTGGTTCAGTCGATCTTATCTTAATTTTAGAGTGGAAGAAATCAGAGATTGGATTTTATCATTCGGTATACTTGCTCCAATTGTCTACATGGTTATTTACACGATACGCCCCTTGATTTTCTTCCCGGCATCCGTTTTATCGATTGCAGGAGGACTTGCGTTTGGATCATTGTTCGGTACATTATACACGGTGATCGGGGCAACTGGAGGAGCGGTTTTATCATTTATCGTCGCTAGAAAACTTGGGAAGTCAATTGCTAATAAAGATTGGCAGGGCAAAGGACGAAAGCTACAAGAACAGCTTGAGAAAAATGGATTTTTCTATGTTCTCTTTTTTCGATTCGTTCCGCTCTTTAACTTTGATTTAATTAGTTATTCTGCTGGTTTATCTAAAATACGGTTTACTTCATTCTTTTTCGGTACGCTAATTGGCATTATACCTGGGACTTTTGCTTACAATTTTTTAGGAAGCAGCCTCGTATCAGGTAATCCAAAAGTTATTGCACTCGCTGTTGGAGTCTTCATCTTACTATCGGTTATACCAATCTTAATTCGCAACAGAGTGACAAAGAAAAACGCTTCATTAGGTAAATAA